A window of Drosophila subobscura isolate 14011-0131.10 chromosome E, UCBerk_Dsub_1.0, whole genome shotgun sequence contains these coding sequences:
- the LOC117890204 gene encoding transient receptor potential cation channel trpm isoform X1, producing the protein MVVVDSPLAPHKYLRRISKDFSTVRRYSNTPGSVSAASAVRVSTSAFIAAEAGAHLPNSTHLDTPVATPHGIRKRRRMRKRSSVSSTLSKVLILNVRDLLKAHAASEHSKEHQPRSWIETNFQKRECIKFIPCPKDDTKCCCGQAQVTHQTIQGIESGSPGDLWLPTKHTRPQPTDAYGTIEFQGGAHPTKAQYVRLSFDTRPELLVQLFTKEWNLELPKLLITVQGGKANFDLQAKLKKEIRKGLLKAAKTTGAWIFTGGTNTGVTKQVGDALLLEGQQRTGRVVSIGIAPWGIVERNHELLGHNREVPCHSISSPRSKLAVLNNRHAYFLLVDNGTQAKYGAELILRRKLEKFISNLKLHPFTHSSTPVVCLVIEGGTNTIRAVLEYVTDSPPVPVVVCDGSGRAADLLAFVHKYASDGEEQPVLESMRDYLIGTIQKTFEVGLDQAEKLYQELLQCTRNKNLITVFRIQEKPEGEAQELDQTILTALFKSQHLSPPEQLSLALTWNRVDIARSEIFVYGQEWPHGALDEAMMQALEHDRIDFVKLLLENGVSMKKFLTIPRLEELYNTKHGPANTLGYILRDVRPHIPKGYIYTLHDIGLVINKLMGGAYRSYYTRRKFRPIYAKVMNSYANACRKSSTYQYQRYAGANSLSLVTGLLPFTSEMALFEFPFNELLIWAVLTKRQQMALLMWTHGEEALAKSLVSCKLYKAMAHEAAEDDLDTEIYEELRSYAKEFESKGNKLLDFSYRQDAEKAQRLLTCELHSWSNQSCLSLAVAANHRALLAHPCSQVILADLWMGGLRTRKNTNFKVILGLVMPLYIRQLDFKSKEELQQMPQTEEEHLENQNLDNDDSDRSQPDAESALLKAKRSISLRYRMGAVTHNREKALLADTYSVRDTKVHENGKVNLTAGAEEPSSKVSLTDSDPAQFREFFNLSEYNEIKQHQPLRLKKKFHEFYTAPITKFWADSIAYMFFLIMFSFTVLVKMGPEPRWQEWYSIAYITTLGFEKVREIISSEPVAITHKFSVWAWNMWNPCDGAAIILFLIGLAFRFRPNTMDIGRVIYCVDSIYWYLRILNILGVNKYLGPLVTMMGKMVKNMIYFVVLLAVVLMSFGVSRQAILYPNSEPTWRLIREVTYQPYFMLYGEVFADDIDPPCGEDPRQPACVTGHWVTPITMSMYLLIANILLINLLIAVFNNIFNEVNSVSHQVWMFQRFTVVMEYQQKPVLPPPFIAFCHFYSLLKYCVRKAKGLEVQRDNGLKLFLEKDDLERLYDFEEECVEGFFHEQEIILNQSTDERVKNTTDRVETMSQKIEDINQKENIQTATVQNIEFRLRKMEESSEQILSHLAVIHRFMSTHTVGTDDMRGSAINIPGEVHRIRTISITDTDGGGGSSGNGGGGGGGVGGSGAVGGAAAVPLALGAGLNVNSLQVTNRRRFNRSLTEVRPDAYILDEGTHFEVVPLPEEPDEVVKSREALNEQVVRKASMQSEADSDIYLPLSQRPSTCETVKRTPYVTVRQDTGASTESKDTLTPLGTNDDDQTLVGGDNSDDAAPDINFEAARHRALRQRTVSLCRRNSETYSLAGADINRSHISLNQLTMLSRRQMSLTQSEPDSDKEVPAAGGSAYPGKSVLHAKPSRNILLKLHSEYTSITDELESVCHMIASPTVSLQSNKASLDRPKTEMSRAEAAALQEKKHLKECEENDYRILEGLFEARGSIDVSAEAFESVISVDYSQRYPLRRETAVELSPSKPSAEIDLMGGGGGGGDSSDTSGAGSCSAMGAVASGFQLKDERPWQRNSSMEQQTYPSPLVPTRATSDFLNPPFESSGRLFKKSSESLQKNSSTETDYSAHPYRFIKQSSNETNTSLTGSYNVDTPSLTAEPSLDACDSHSATGISMSVGAAGGNTAARYQSIRTTSIGAADGKQLRDGSSSSRQSPELGAQGSAPVTMQAPPAVPTRPMLLKKQFSLDKGKPVQALTAAAEAVATPESGLDAASAAQARAKLISTLKPQSHTSKLGMNVLKESSSSTEGSRDGEGLSTASSAKNSNPAISIPQISTHLVQDEIAKLSSNIKSSTESEKDPPYNETMC; encoded by the exons ATGGTTGTGGTCGACTCGCCGCTGGCCCCGCACAAGTACCTGCGTCGCATCTCCAAAGACTTCTCCACCGTGCGGAGGTACAGCAACACGCCCGGCTCCGTTTCCGCGGCGAGTGCGGTGCGGGTCTCTACATCCGCTTTTATTGCCGCCGAGGCTGGGGCCCATTTGCCAAATAGCACGCACCTGGACACTCCCGTAGCTACGCCGCATGGAATCCGCAAGCGGAGAAGGATGCGGAAGCGCTCCTCGGTCTCATCGACGCTATCTAAAGTTCTGATTCTCAACGTGCGCGATCTGCTGAAGGCCCACGCTGCCAGCGAACATTCCAAAGAG CATCAGCCCCGCAGTTGGATTGAGACAAATTTTCAGAAGCGCGAGTGCATCAAGTTTATACCATGCCCAAAGGACGATACAAA gtgctgctgtggccagGCCCAAGTCACGCATCAGACCATACAGGGCATCGAGAGCGGCTCGCCGGGGGACCTCTGGCTCCCAACGAAACACACCCGACCGCAACCCACAGACGCCTATGGCACCATTGAGTTCCAAGGTGGTGCCCATCCCACGAAGGCTCAG TACGTTCGTTTGTCCTTCGACACGCGTCCAGAGCTCCTGGTGCAGCTATTCACAAAGGAATGGAACCTGGAACTGCCGAAACTTCTGATCACCGTTCAGGGCGGCAAGGCCAACTTTGATTTGCAGGCGAAGCTAAAAAAG GAGATACGCAAAGGACTACTGAAAGCGGCCAAGACCACAGGAGCGTGGATATTCACCGGCGGCACCAACACAG GGGTCACCAAGCAAGTGGGCGACGCACTGCTCCTGGAGGGTCAACAGCGGACAGGTCGTGTGGTCAGCATCGGCATTGCCCCTTGGGGGATAGTCGAGCGCAATCATGAGCTGCTGGGACACAACCGGGAGGTACCTTGCCATAGCATAAGTTCGCCCAG ATCTAAATTGGCCGTGCTAAACAATCGGCACGCCTACTTCCTGCTAGTCGACAATGGAACCCAGGCGAAATACGGGGCTGAATTGATTTTGCGGCGGAAGCTGGAGAAGTTCATATCGAACCTAAAGCTGCATCCAT TCACACATTCCAGTACGCCCGTCGTCTGTCTGGTGATCGAAGGCGGCACCAACACTATACGTGCGGTGCTCGAGTACGTGACGGACTCGCCGCCGGTGCCCGTGGTGGTGTGCGATGGTTCCGGGCGTGCCGCCGACTTGCTCGCCTTCGTCCACAA atACGCCTCGGATGGAGAGGAGCAGCCTGTGCTGGAGTCTATGAGGGACTATCTTATTGGAACAATACAGAAAACTTTCGAAGTGGGCCTGGACCAGGCCGAGAAACTCTACCAGGAACTGCTGCAGTGCACCCGCAATAAGAATCTG ATTACCGTCTTTCGCATACAGGAAAAGCCCGAGGGCGAGGCACAGGAGCTGGATCAGACCATTCTAACGGCCTTGTTCAAGTCGCAGCATCTCAGTCCTCCAGAGCAATTGAGTTTGGCACTGACATGGAACCGGGTGGACATAGCACGCAGCGAGATATTTGTCTACGGCCAGGAATGGCCCCACG GCGCTCTGGATGAAGCCATGATGCAGGCCCTGGAACACGACAGAATCGATTTTGTCAAATTACTTTTGGAGAACGGCGtttcaatgaagaaatttttAACAATACCGCGCCTCGAGGAGCTCTACAACACAAAGCACGGGCCTGCCAACACGCTGGG TTACATTCTGCGCGATGTGCGACCGCATATACCCAAGGGCTACATATACACGCTCCACGACATTGGCCTGGTGATCAATAAACTAATGGGCGGCGCCTATCG ATCCTACTACACACGCCGCAAGTTCCGTCCCATCTACGCCAAGGTCATGAACAGCTATGCCAACGCCTGCCGGAAGTCCTCGACATATCAATACCAACGATATGCGGGAGCCAACTCGCTGAGTCTCGTGACGGGCCTGCTGCCGTTTACCTCGGAGATGGCGCTGTTCGAGTTCCCGTTCAACGAGCTGCTG ATATGGGCCGTTCTGACCAAGCGACAGCAAATGGCTCTGCTCATGTGGACGCATGGCGAGGAGGCGCTGGCCAAGTCCTTGGTTTCCTGCAAGCTTTACAAGGCCATGGCGCACGAGGCGGCTGAGGACGACTTGGACACGGAAATCTACGAGGAGCTCCGCTCCTATGCCAAGGAGTTCGAAAGCAAAG GCAACAAACTACTGGACTTCAGCTACCGCCAGGACGCGGAGAAAGCGCAACGTTTGCTAACCTGTGAGCTACATTCGTGGTCTAATCAGAGCTGCCTGTCACTGGCAGTGGCGGCTAATCACCGGGCTCTGCTCGCCCATCCCTGTAGTCAGGTCATCCTGGCCGATCTCTGGATGGGAGGCCTGCGCACCCGCAAGAATACCAACTTCAAG GTTATCTTGGGCTTGGTCATGCCATTGTACATCAGGCAGCTGGATTTCAAGTCAAAGGAGGAGCTTCAGCAAATGCCGCAGACAGAGGAGGAGCACTTGGAAAACCAAAACCTGGACAATGATGATTCGGATCGCTCGCAGCCCGACGCCGAG AGCGCCCttttaaaagccaaaagatCCATTTCCTTGAGATATAGGATGGGCGCGGTCACTCATAACCGCGAAAAG GCTCTATTGGCGGATACTTATTCAGTGCGCGATACAAAAGTACACGAAAATGGCAAA GTCAACCTCACTGCTGGAGCGGAAGAACCCTCCTCCAAA GTCTCGCTCACTGACTCGGATCCCGCGCAGTTCCGGGAGTTCTTCAACTTGTCGGAGTACAACGAAATCAAGCAGCATCAGCCCCTGCGCCTGAAGAAAAAGTTCCACGAGTTTTACACAGCCCCCATTACTAAATTCTGGGCTGATTCG ATTGCCTACATGTTCTTTCTGATAATGTTCTCATTCACGGTTCTGGTCAAGATGGGGCCGGAGCCGCGGTGGCAGGAGTGGTATTCGATAGCGTACATCACCACGCTGGGATTCGAGAAGGTTCGCGAAATTATATCCTCGGAGCCAGTGGCCATAAC GCATAAATTTTCGGTGTGGGCGTGGAACATGTGGAACCCGTGCGACGGAGCTGCCATTATACTCTTTCTCATTGGCCTGGCATTCCGGTTCCGGCCCAACACAATGGACATCGGGCGTGTCATCTACTGTGTGGACAGCATCTACTGGTATCTGCGCATACTGAACATCCTGGGCGTTAATAAATATCTGG GTCCCCTGGTTACCATGATGGGTAAAATGGTGAAGAACATGATATACTTCGTCGTTCTTCTGGCTGTCGTCCTGATGAGCTTCGGCGTCAGTCGTCAGGCCATACTCTATCCCAACAGCGAGCCAACGTGGCGGCTGATCAGAGAG GTCACCTACCAACCCTACTTCATGCTGTACGGCGAGGTGTTTGCCGACGACATTGACCCTCCCTGCGGCGAGGATCCGCGACAGCCGGCCTGCGTGACGG GCCATTGGGTTACACCGATAACGATGTCCATGTATCTGTTGATTGccaatattttgttgataaATCTGCTCATCGCCGTGTTCAACAACATCTTCAACGAGGTCAACTCTGTGTCACACCAG GTCTGGATGTTCCAGCGCTTCACAGTGGTGATGGAGTACCAGCAAAAGCCCGTCCTGCCGCCGCCTTTcattgccttttgccatttctatTCCCTGCTAAAGTACTGCGTGCGCAAAGCGAAAG GATTGGAGGTGCAGCGGGACAATGGTCTCAAGCTGTTTCTGGAGAAGGATGACTTGGAGCGACTGTACGACTTTGAAGAGGAGTGCGTGGAGGGGTTCTTCCATGAACAGGAAATAATATTGAATCAGTCCACCGATGAGCGGGTGAAAAACACAACGGACCGAGTCGAGACCATGTCCCAGAAAATCGAGGACATCAATCAAAAAGAGAACATCCAAACAGCTACCGTGCAG AACATTGAATTTCGTTTGCGGAAAATGGAGGAGTCGTCCGAGCAGATACTGTCGCACCTGGCGGTCATACATCGCTTCATGTCTACACACACGGTAGGTACGGATGACATGCGCGGCTCAGCGATAAACATTCCAGGAGAAGTCCACCGCATTCGGACCATTTCAATTACGGATACCGATGGAGGCGGTGGAAGCTCAGGAaacggaggcggtggcggtggcggtgttgGTGGAAGTGGTGCTGTTGGGGGAGCCGCTGCTGTACCACTTGCGCTAGGCGCTGGCCTGAATGTAAATTCCCTGCAG GTGACGAATCGACGGCGCTTTAATCGCTCGCTAACGGAGGTGCGTCCGGACGCCTACATTCTCGACGAAGGCACACACTTTGAGGTGGTGCCCCTGCCGGAGGAGCCGGATGAAGTGGTTAAGTCTCGCGAAGCCCTCAACGAGCAGGTCGTGCGGAAGGCATCGATGCAGTCGGAGGCCGACTCCGATATCTACTTGCCGTTGTCGCAGCGTCCCTCCACCTGTGAGACGGTGAAGCGCACTCCCTACGTCACTGTGCGCCAGGACACGGGAGCCAGCACGGAGAGTAAGGACACCTTGACACCGCTAGGCACCAACGATGACGACCAGACGCTGGTCGGGGGCGATAACTCCGATGATGCGGCGCCGGACATCAACTTTGAGG CTGCCAGGCATCGAGCGCTCCGCCAGCGCACAGTCTCGCTCTGCCGCCGGAACTCGGAGACGTATTCGCTGGCCGGCGCGGACATAAACCGGTCGCACATCAGCCTCAACCAGCTGACAATGCTGTCGCGTCGCCAGATGAGCCTGACTCAGTCCGAGCCGGACAGTGACAAGGAGGTGCCAGCGGCTGGAGGCAGCGCATATCCGG GTAAATCAGTATTGCATGCGAAACCCTCACGAAATATATTGCTGAAACTGCACAGCGAGTACACGTCGATCACTGATGAGCTGGAGAGCGTCTGCCACATGATTGCCTCGCCAACGGTCTCCCTGCAGAGTAACAAAG CTTCATTGGACCGTCCCAAGACGGAAATGTCGCGCGCAGAAGCCGCGGCTTTACAAGAGAAGAAACATTTGAAGGAGTGCGAGGAGAACGATTACAGAATACTAGAGGGACTCTTCGAGGCCCGTGGCTCGATCGATGTCAGCGCCGAGGCCTTTGAG AGCGTCATATCCGTGGACTACAGCCAACGCTATCCGCTGCGGCGCGAGACTGCCGTTGAGCTGTCGCCTTCGAAGCCTTCAGCTGAGATTGATCTCATGGGGggcggcggaggtggcggAGACAGCAGTGATACAAGTGGAGCAGGTAGCTGCAGCGCCATGGGGGCAGTCGCAAGTGGGTTTCAGCTCAAAGACGAGCGCCCCTGGCAGCGCAACTCCTcaatggagcagcagacaTATCCGTCGCCTCTGGTTCCCACGAGAGCCACAAGCGACTTCCTCAATCCACCCTtcgaaagcagcggacgccTGTTCAAGAAATCCAGCGAAAGTCTGCAGAAGAACTCGAGTACCGAAACAGACTATTCTGCCCATCCGTATCGCTTTATCAAGCAGAGTTCTAACGAGACGAACACCTCGCTTACCGGCTCTTACAACGTGGACACGCCCTCACTCACCGCGGAGCCCTCTTTGGATGCCTGCGACTCGCATTCAGCGACGGGAATTTCCATGAgcgttggtgctgctggcggAAATACCGCGGCGCGTTACCAGTCCATTCGCACGACTTCCATTGGCGCGGCCGATGGAAAACAGCTGCGCGACGGGAGCTCCAGTTCGCGACAGAGTCCAGAGCTCGGAGCCCAAGGCTCGGCTCCAGTGACGATGCAGGCACCGCCAGCTGTACCAACTCGCCCGATGTTGCTGAAGAAACAGTTTAGCCTCGACAAGGGCAAGCCAGTTCAAGCTCTAACCGctgcggctgaggctgtggccaCACCAGAATCTGGCTTAGATGCAGCATCTGCTGCCCAGGCCAGGGCCAAACTGATTTCCACGCTGAAACCACAGTCTCACACGAGCAAGCTGGGAATGAACGTCCTCAAGGAAAGCAGCTCCAGCACAGAGGGGTCCCGCGATGGCGAAGGCCTGTCCACTGCGTCCTctgccaaaaacagcaaccCGGCAATCTCCATACCTCAGATTAGCACGCATCTTGTGCAAGATGAAATCGCAAAGCTGTCATCTAACATTAAAAGCAGCACTGAATCTGAAAAGGACCCGCCGTATAACGAGACAATGTGCTAG